The Nocardia arthritidis genome has a window encoding:
- a CDS encoding nitroreductase family deazaflavin-dependent oxidoreductase, producing the protein MSNVFTNVLKAHQWVYENSGGLVGHRLLFGNPTLLLRTVGRRSGQPRTSALTYGRDGDAYLVTASNGGSPRPPGWLANVKAEPKCEIQVGRRRIPVLAKATYPDDPDYARRFAIADKVNKGRYTAYQKMTKRPIAVVVLTPA; encoded by the coding sequence ATGTCGAACGTGTTCACGAATGTGTTGAAGGCGCATCAGTGGGTGTACGAGAACAGCGGTGGGCTGGTGGGGCATCGACTGTTGTTCGGTAATCCGACGTTGCTGTTGCGGACGGTTGGGCGCAGGTCGGGGCAGCCGCGGACTTCGGCGTTGACGTATGGGCGGGATGGTGACGCGTATCTGGTCACCGCGTCGAACGGTGGTTCGCCGCGCCCGCCGGGTTGGCTGGCGAATGTGAAGGCCGAGCCGAAGTGCGAGATTCAGGTGGGGCGGCGGCGAATTCCGGTGCTGGCCAAGGCCACTTACCCGGACGACCCGGATTACGCGCGGCGGTTCGCCATCGCCGACAAGGTGAACAAGGGGCGGTATACCGCCTATCAGAAGATGACGAAGCGGCCGATCGCGGTAGTGGTGTTGACGCCGGCCTGA
- a CDS encoding SDR family oxidoreductase: MTEAIPDAPASWRTVRSGEFDIAVFESGDPTAETVVLVHGWPDTHHLWDRVVPLLNRRFRVVTYDTRGHGESTRTRRIADFRLAELAKDFYAVIDAVSPDRPVHVLAHDWGSVQVWEAVCEPGAAARVASFTSVSGPNLDHLAKWMRERLSRPTPRNIWQPFTQLLSSAYTFFFMTPVLPRATFGLIGSERLWQLFVALMNETAPSNIKLGPSFRRDIVDGLLIYRANIVQHLLSPRERRTDVPVQLIVAGRDIAVRPAGYDDERNWTDRLWRRNIAAGHWVPFSHPELLATATTELIDSLAGAPAARGLRRAEIGRVGAPFADQLVVITGGGSGIGRDTALSFARRGAEIVLSDIDLVAAKETAELIAAEGGVAHAYSLDVSDETEVAAHADAVIAAHGVPDILINNAGIGQAGDFFDTPATEFDRVMRVNLGGVINGCRTFGKAMAERGLGGHIVNLSSMAAYSPQRGFSAYATSKSAVFMFSDCLRAELAGKGISVHTVCPGIVHTNIVANTRFSGIGADEERRKQQRYDKIYRRRGYGPAKVAELIVRAVERDRSIVPVTPEARLQYHVNRFAPAAVRFFAERVKLT; encoded by the coding sequence AGCCATCCCGGACGCCCCGGCGAGCTGGCGGACGGTGCGCAGCGGCGAATTCGACATCGCCGTCTTCGAATCCGGCGACCCGACAGCGGAAACCGTTGTGCTGGTCCATGGTTGGCCGGATACCCACCATCTGTGGGACCGGGTGGTCCCGCTGCTGAACCGGCGCTTCCGGGTGGTCACCTACGACACCCGCGGCCACGGCGAATCCACCAGGACCAGGCGCATCGCGGACTTCCGGCTCGCGGAGCTGGCCAAGGATTTCTACGCGGTGATCGACGCGGTGAGCCCGGACCGCCCGGTGCATGTGCTCGCGCACGACTGGGGTTCGGTGCAGGTGTGGGAGGCGGTGTGTGAGCCCGGGGCCGCGGCGCGCGTCGCATCGTTCACCTCGGTGTCCGGGCCGAATCTGGACCACCTCGCGAAATGGATGCGCGAGCGGCTGTCCCGGCCGACGCCGCGCAATATCTGGCAGCCGTTCACCCAGCTGCTCTCCTCGGCATACACCTTCTTCTTCATGACGCCGGTGCTGCCGAGGGCCACCTTCGGACTGATCGGCAGCGAACGGCTCTGGCAGCTGTTCGTCGCCCTGATGAACGAGACCGCGCCGTCGAATATCAAGCTGGGACCCAGTTTTCGGCGCGACATTGTCGACGGCCTGCTGATCTACCGTGCGAATATCGTGCAGCACCTGCTTTCTCCGCGCGAGCGGCGCACCGACGTCCCGGTGCAGCTGATCGTCGCAGGCCGCGATATCGCGGTGCGGCCCGCGGGCTACGACGACGAACGCAACTGGACCGATCGGCTGTGGCGGCGGAATATCGCCGCCGGACACTGGGTTCCGTTCTCGCACCCGGAACTGCTCGCCACCGCGACCACCGAACTCATCGACTCACTCGCGGGCGCGCCCGCCGCCCGCGGCCTGCGCCGGGCCGAGATCGGCCGAGTCGGCGCGCCTTTCGCGGATCAGCTGGTGGTGATCACCGGCGGCGGCAGCGGTATCGGCCGGGATACCGCGCTGTCCTTCGCCCGGCGCGGCGCCGAAATCGTGCTCTCCGATATCGATCTCGTCGCCGCCAAGGAGACGGCCGAGCTGATCGCCGCGGAGGGCGGTGTGGCACACGCGTATTCGCTGGACGTATCCGACGAGACCGAGGTGGCCGCGCACGCCGACGCCGTCATCGCGGCGCACGGCGTGCCGGACATTCTGATCAACAACGCGGGCATCGGTCAGGCGGGCGATTTCTTCGACACGCCCGCAACGGAATTCGATCGCGTCATGCGGGTGAACCTGGGCGGGGTGATCAACGGCTGCCGCACCTTCGGCAAGGCGATGGCCGAGCGCGGGCTGGGCGGGCATATCGTGAACCTGTCGAGTATGGCCGCATACAGCCCGCAGCGCGGGTTCAGCGCGTACGCCACCTCCAAGTCGGCGGTATTCATGTTCTCCGACTGCCTGCGCGCCGAGCTGGCGGGCAAGGGGATCTCCGTGCACACCGTGTGCCCGGGCATCGTGCACACCAATATCGTTGCCAACACCAGGTTTTCGGGCATCGGCGCGGATGAGGAACGGCGCAAGCAGCAGCGCTACGACAAGATCTACCGCAGGCGCGGCTACGGGCCCGCGAAGGTGGCCGAGCTGATCGTGCGGGCCGTCGAACGCGACCGCAGCATCGTCCCCGTCACGCCGGAGGCGCGGTTGCAGTATCACGTCAACCGGTTCGCGCCCGCCGCGGTGCGCTTCTTCGCCGAGCGAGTCAAGCTCACGTAG
- a CDS encoding zinc-binding dehydrogenase, which produces MRAVYATEFGGPEVLRVRETPDPAPGPGEVVVDVAAADVMFLDTRLRGGWGTQYFKLTPPYVPGGAVAGVVTAVGPGVAESWLGKRVSTITAASGIGSGTPTGGYAEKALAKADSLIEVPDELGPAQAVAVAHDGRTALGVHNRAALQPGEWVLITAAGGGLGILLIQLARAAGAQVIAAARGTTKLELVTRLGADAVIDYTEPGWADKARAITGGSGVHVVFDGAGGDLGATALDAIADGGRFLGYGASAGEFATMNREAAAARGITVIDLREITAGETDWHGLAERALREAAEGRLEVVIGQSFPLHEADRAHAAIENREAIGRTVLVL; this is translated from the coding sequence ATGCGAGCGGTTTACGCGACGGAATTCGGCGGACCCGAGGTGCTGCGGGTGCGCGAGACGCCCGATCCGGCGCCGGGGCCCGGCGAGGTGGTGGTCGACGTCGCGGCGGCGGACGTCATGTTCCTCGACACCCGGCTGCGCGGCGGTTGGGGCACCCAATACTTCAAGCTGACACCGCCCTATGTGCCGGGCGGCGCGGTGGCGGGCGTCGTCACCGCCGTCGGACCGGGCGTCGCCGAATCGTGGCTCGGCAAGCGCGTGTCGACCATTACCGCGGCCAGCGGAATCGGCAGCGGCACACCCACCGGCGGCTACGCGGAAAAGGCGCTGGCCAAGGCGGATTCGCTGATCGAAGTGCCGGATGAACTCGGCCCGGCACAGGCCGTCGCCGTCGCGCACGACGGGCGCACCGCGCTCGGCGTGCACAATCGCGCCGCCCTACAACCGGGCGAATGGGTGCTCATCACCGCGGCGGGCGGCGGCCTCGGCATCCTGCTGATCCAGCTCGCCCGCGCCGCGGGCGCACAGGTCATCGCGGCCGCGCGCGGCACGACGAAACTGGAACTCGTTACACGACTCGGCGCCGACGCCGTCATCGACTACACCGAACCGGGCTGGGCCGACAAGGCGCGCGCGATCACCGGCGGGTCCGGTGTGCACGTGGTGTTCGACGGCGCGGGCGGCGACCTCGGCGCGACCGCGCTCGACGCCATCGCCGACGGCGGCCGGTTCCTCGGATACGGTGCCTCCGCAGGCGAATTCGCGACGATGAACCGCGAAGCCGCGGCGGCGCGCGGGATCACCGTCATCGATCTGCGCGAAATCACCGCGGGCGAAACCGATTGGCACGGACTCGCCGAGCGGGCATTGCGCGAGGCGGCTGAGGGACGGCTGGAAGTGGTGATAGGGCAAAGCTTCCCACTGCACGAGGCCGACCGGGCACACGCCGCGATCGAAAACCGCGAAGCGATCGGGCGGACCGTACTCGTGCTATGA